A genomic region of Plasmodium malariae genome assembly, chromosome: 14 contains the following coding sequences:
- the PmUG01_14026300 gene encoding ribosomal RNA methyltransferase, putative, translating to MRMIFHSIITKKIFLFHHVCVRFYKEALPKVYNKKSSHSSNWIQRQITDRYVLKAKNENYRSRAAYKLIELDNKYLFLKKNKVILDIGCYPGSWSQVILERTKNYYNEIIAIDRKIMDPLPNIHFIKGEIGKDNIDDQLKEILLGKKIDIILSDAAVACIGNKIDDHLNSCELTLSITNFMEQYINNGGTYIVKMYLGSQTNNLKTYLKTIFQFVNTAKPKASRSESREIYLVCRNFLGRKKIKEDIQIKGSFSQKEGYF from the coding sequence ATGAGAATGATTTTTCATAGTATAATTacgaagaaaatttttttatttcatcatGTCTGCGTAAGATTTTATAAGGAAGCTCTTCCAAAagtatataacaaaaaaagtaGCCATTCAAGTAATTGGATTCAAAGACAAATAACAGACAGATATGTTTTGAAggcaaaaaatgaaaattatagaaGTAGAGCtgcatataaattaatagaattagataataaatatcttttccttaaaaagaataaagtaATTCTAGATATTGGATGTTACCCTGGAAGTTGGAGTCAGGTTATTTTAGAAAGAACGAAAAATTACTATAACGAGATTATTGCTATTGATAGGAAAATCATGGATCCTTTAccaaatatacattttattaaaggAGAAATAGGAAAAGATAATATTGATGATCAACTAAAGGAAATACTTCTGggtaaaaaaattgatataatCCTAAGTGATGCAGCTGTTGCTTGCATTGGTAACAAAATTGATGATCATTTAAATTCCTGTGAACTTACTTTATCCATAACTAATTTCATGGAACAGTACATAAATAATGGGGGAACTTATAttgttaaaatgtatttGGGAAGTCAAACAAATAATCTAAAAACATATCTAAAAactatttttcaatttgttAATACTGCTAAACCCAAGGCGTCCAGGAGTGAATCAAGAGAAATATACCTGGTTTGTCGGAATTTTCTGGgtcgaaaaaaaataaaagaagatataCAAATTAAAGGGTCCTTTTCCCAAAAGGAGGGGTACTTCTAG
- the GAR1 gene encoding H/ACA ribonucleoprotein complex subunit 1, putative, whose amino-acid sequence MTFFKKNRKGNFNRSYENEAKLDKIILGGTFFKYCENDLVIKNKLENLVPYFNGRIFLENKEEIGKVDEILGPINDFFFSVKLKEGILAKSFSSDTQFYIDQSQTLPLSRFLPQDNKAQNKTKKKKRSNRYKVKNNSNPNIKKSSNFSYGGHNRNDRGGRNDGSSKNMNNANFRNGKNNFKKRSNSGRKFSNQRGRF is encoded by the coding sequence ATGACGTTTTTCAAGAAAAACCGAAAAGGGAATTTTAACCGAAGTTATGAGAATGAAGCTAAAttagataaaataattttgggtgggacattttttaaatattgtgAAAATGatttagtaataaaaaataaattagaaaatttaGTCCCATATTTTAATGGTAggatttttttagaaaataaagaagagaTAGGAAAAGTTGATGAAATATTAGGTCCCattaatgatttttttttttcggttaaattaaaagaaggGATATTAGCAAAATCCTTTTCAAGTGATACGCAATTTTATATTGATCAATCGCAAACATTGCCATTAAGTAGATTTTTGCCACAAGATAATAAAGCACAAAATAAgacaaagaaaaagaaaagatcaAATAGATATAAAGTGAAAAATAACTCAAATCCCAATATTAAGAAGTCCAGCAATTTCTCTTATGGAGGTCACAACAGAAATGATAGGGGTGGCAGGAATGATGGTTCTTCGAAAAACATGAATAATGCAAATTTTagaaatggtaaaaataattttaagaaaaggTCAAATAGCGGTCGTAAATTTAGTAATCAGAGAGGTAGGTTTTGA